TTTTGGAGCCAAAGGCCGTTGTCCGCCACAAGGGGTCGCGGACGGCAGGTTTCAACAGTCCCTTCTATATCCATCACATGGTTCGCAGCAGGATTCTGTTCGCAAGGAAACACGTGTCGTTTCCGGCTTTTCTGTTCGCGTTCCTGCCTTACCTTTTTCTGTATCGTTATCTTCGGCCGGCGGCTATCTTGATCTTCCGTCGCAGATGGGGCCACCTGCGCGCGCTCCATCGCGGGATCCGGGAAGGATTAAAGTTCCCAACCAACTGAAAGTTGCTTCAATCTTGGTTTTCTATCACACCTGACCGTTGTATTTCGATATCTCTTTCATTGCCACCTTACCTCGAACGGCAACGAGATCATGTAAAAACCGCATATTGTGTAAACCAGTCTCATGAACCAATACACACAGAAAACCCGGGAATGGCTCGACGATCGTTTTAGGCAGACTGACAGCCATGGAGTTTATTTTGCCCATCAGCCGATATATGGTTTCCGTATGGGACATAGTGAAAAAAATCTGCTGCACAGGTATACAATCACTTATCACATTATGAAAGTGTTGTCCCATCTCAACTTCGATAACCTCATTGATGTTGGCGGTGCGGAAGGATATAAAGGAGCGATGATACGACATCTTTTCAATGCAGACGTTATGAGTTGTGATTTGTCTCAAGAAGCGTGTAAGAGAACCGATGAGATATACGGTATCGATTCTCAGGCCATAGATGTTCAGGACCTGCCTTTTGAAACAGATTCCTTCGACATTGTATTGTGCAGTGAAGTGCTGGAACATGTTCCCGAATTCGAAACGGCAGTGGAGCAATTAGTTCGAGTATGTAGAAAAGCGGTGGTAATAACGCTTCCTCATGAATCAAAAAAACATGTCGAGAAACATAGTACCCAACCGCATGCCCATCTACGAGCTTTTGACTTGAATTCACTTGATTACCTCGAGTTACGCGGGTTTAAGATTACTCTAATAAAAATGAACAAACAG
This Gemmatimonadota bacterium DNA region includes the following protein-coding sequences:
- a CDS encoding class I SAM-dependent methyltransferase is translated as MNQYTQKTREWLDDRFRQTDSHGVYFAHQPIYGFRMGHSEKNLLHRYTITYHIMKVLSHLNFDNLIDVGGAEGYKGAMIRHLFNADVMSCDLSQEACKRTDEIYGIDSQAIDVQDLPFETDSFDIVLCSEVLEHVPEFETAVEQLVRVCRKAVVITLPHESKKHVEKHSTQPHAHLRAFDLNSLDYLELRGFKITLIKMNKQ